Proteins from one Sphingomonas insulae genomic window:
- a CDS encoding RES family NAD+ phosphorylase, translating to MALDPMILKSLTRQVEPVDYLRCTPWARRKTPLGMGFGETRFASPSNSFKLLYIAEDLATSIAEAIIRDRFEGKTARVLAQSDVDDWGVCEVSATHPLRLLSLRGDACFKLGISTDIVGAKAHDEARAFSQELYERTDLDGIVYHSRLRKKNCMAIYDRAVTPGLRAQPVVQIERLAALVPALNSLKTQLI from the coding sequence ATGGCGCTCGATCCGATGATCCTCAAATCGCTGACGCGACAGGTCGAACCTGTGGACTATTTGCGGTGCACGCCTTGGGCACGACGCAAGACGCCGCTTGGCATGGGCTTCGGCGAAACACGGTTCGCCAGTCCCAGCAACTCCTTCAAGCTCCTCTACATCGCCGAGGATCTCGCAACATCGATCGCCGAGGCGATTATCCGCGACCGCTTCGAGGGGAAGACGGCGCGTGTCTTGGCGCAGTCTGACGTCGACGACTGGGGCGTGTGTGAGGTTTCTGCCACCCACCCGTTGCGCCTGCTTAGTCTGCGGGGCGACGCCTGTTTCAAGCTCGGCATCTCGACCGACATTGTCGGTGCCAAGGCGCATGACGAAGCCCGCGCGTTCAGCCAAGAGCTATATGAAAGAACCGATCTCGACGGGATCGTCTATCACTCCCGGCTCCGCAAGAAGAACTGCATGGCCATCTATGACCGGGCGGTGACGCCTGGACTCCGCGCGCAACCGGTGGTCCAGATCGAGCGGCTTGCTGCGCTGGTCCCCGCCCTCAATTCCTTGAAGACCCAACTGATCTGA
- a CDS encoding hybrid sensor histidine kinase/response regulator, whose protein sequence is MEQTIEPKHVGHAETYWRTDKPVGGLVSNLGAAPDAADFQLLADNLPVLCWMARADGYRVWYNRRWHDYCGSTPQQMEGFGWQSVHDPDQVDLVTGRIQASIRAGEPFEMVYPLRGADGVLRPFLTRITPLRDGSGRVVRWFGVNTEVGAQLQEETRRDATEQGLRDQASAEIVNGERIQLALAAGAILGTWVWDPPTDRFTVDEAFAVNFGLDPALGRTGISLAQVVETVHPDDQAGLAAAIEEAVQRGGRYAHQYRVRRADGQYYWLEANGHVEHAADGTALRFPGVLIDVEERRSLIEERDRAWAELRHLNETLEQRIETRTGELMQAEEALRQSQKMEAVGQLTGGLAHDFNNLLAGIAGSLDLMELRIGQGRLKDVEKYMTAAQGAAKRAAALTHRLLAFSRRQTLAPKVTDVNAMVSGMLDLIQRTVGPANLVEPALAVDAWAALVDPSQLENALLNLCINARDAMPDGGRITIETENRTIDPLTAKRLDMPEGDYLSLCVSDTGVGMAPEVITKAFDPFFTTKPLGEGTGLGLSMIYGFAKQSGGEVRIHSEIGKGTSVCVYLPRHAGEASSSEDRPSLRSPPAGEGETVLVVDDEATVRMLVSDVLRDLGYTAIEAADGAGGLQVLQSDARIDLLVTDVGLPGGMNGRQMADAARTNRPDLKVLFITGYAETAVISHGHLDASMSVLGKPFSLDTLAARIRELIVG, encoded by the coding sequence GTGGAGCAGACGATAGAACCGAAACATGTCGGCCATGCCGAGACCTACTGGCGCACCGACAAGCCGGTGGGCGGCCTGGTGAGCAACCTTGGGGCCGCGCCCGACGCTGCAGATTTCCAGCTCCTCGCGGACAACCTGCCCGTCCTATGCTGGATGGCGCGGGCCGATGGTTACAGAGTGTGGTACAATCGTCGCTGGCACGACTATTGCGGTAGCACACCACAGCAGATGGAGGGTTTTGGCTGGCAGTCGGTCCATGACCCCGATCAGGTCGACCTCGTCACGGGTCGTATACAGGCCAGCATTCGGGCGGGCGAGCCGTTCGAGATGGTGTATCCGTTGCGTGGCGCCGATGGTGTGTTGCGGCCCTTCCTGACCCGGATCACGCCATTGCGTGATGGATCGGGGCGTGTCGTGCGCTGGTTCGGCGTCAACACGGAGGTCGGCGCGCAGCTTCAGGAGGAGACCCGGCGCGACGCGACCGAGCAAGGCCTTCGAGACCAGGCTTCGGCGGAGATTGTGAACGGCGAGCGCATCCAGCTCGCACTTGCCGCCGGTGCGATCCTTGGCACCTGGGTATGGGACCCTCCGACCGATCGCTTCACCGTCGATGAAGCGTTCGCGGTCAACTTCGGCCTCGATCCGGCACTCGGCCGGACCGGCATCAGCCTCGCACAGGTCGTCGAGACGGTGCATCCCGACGATCAGGCCGGGCTTGCGGCCGCGATCGAAGAGGCAGTCCAGCGCGGCGGTCGCTACGCCCATCAGTACCGCGTCCGCCGCGCCGATGGCCAATATTACTGGCTAGAGGCGAACGGCCATGTCGAACATGCCGCGGACGGAACCGCGCTGCGCTTCCCCGGCGTGCTGATCGACGTTGAGGAACGGCGTAGCCTGATCGAGGAGCGAGATCGCGCTTGGGCGGAGCTGCGCCACCTCAATGAGACCTTGGAGCAGCGCATCGAGACGCGCACCGGCGAACTGATGCAGGCGGAGGAAGCTCTACGCCAGTCGCAGAAGATGGAGGCGGTGGGGCAGCTCACCGGTGGGCTGGCCCACGACTTCAACAACCTCCTGGCCGGCATCGCTGGCTCGCTCGACCTGATGGAGCTGCGGATCGGCCAAGGCCGGCTCAAGGATGTCGAGAAGTACATGACCGCCGCGCAGGGCGCGGCCAAGCGGGCAGCGGCGTTGACGCACCGCCTCCTGGCCTTCTCGCGGCGGCAGACGCTTGCGCCTAAGGTAACGGACGTGAACGCGATGGTCAGCGGTATGCTCGACCTGATCCAGCGCACCGTAGGGCCGGCTAACCTCGTCGAGCCTGCGCTGGCCGTCGACGCCTGGGCGGCGCTGGTCGATCCTTCCCAACTCGAAAACGCCCTGCTCAATCTTTGCATCAACGCCCGCGACGCGATGCCGGACGGCGGCAGGATCACGATCGAAACCGAGAACCGGACCATCGATCCCCTCACCGCCAAGCGCCTCGACATGCCCGAAGGCGACTATCTGTCGCTCTGCGTGTCCGATACCGGCGTCGGCATGGCACCGGAGGTCATTACCAAGGCGTTCGATCCGTTCTTCACGACCAAGCCCCTCGGCGAGGGCACCGGCCTCGGGCTATCGATGATTTACGGCTTCGCCAAGCAGTCCGGCGGCGAGGTCCGCATCCACTCGGAGATCGGCAAAGGCACGAGCGTCTGCGTTTATCTGCCGCGTCATGCGGGCGAAGCCAGCTCCTCCGAAGATCGTCCTTCGCTTCGTTCGCCGCCCGCCGGGGAAGGTGAGACCGTTCTCGTTGTCGATGACGAAGCAACCGTCCGGATGCTTGTGTCCGACGTGCTGCGCGATCTTGGCTATACCGCGATCGAGGCGGCTGATGGTGCCGGAGGGCTTCAGGTCCTGCAATCCGATGCACGGATCGACTTGCTCGTGACGGACGTGGGCTTGCCGGGCGGCATGAACGGACGACAGATGGCTGACGCGGCCCGAACCAACCGCCCCGACCTCAAGGTGCTGTTTATCACCGGTTATGCGGAAACGGCCGTCATCAGCCACGGGCATCTTGACGCCAGCATGTCGGTTCTTGGAAAGCCTTTCTCGCTCGACACGCTAGCCGCCCGCATTCGCGAACTGATCGTCGGGTAG
- a CDS encoding antitoxin Xre/MbcA/ParS toxin-binding domain-containing protein: MSDAALTLDVDDVQAVLRGRNPRAPAAEIKTMARIVSIAVDVMSGLPAVSLRGSAREHKLRAALEQVALQFMPTATKRDEPVERTQGSGLGDVLSLSEGRARLAAYAAPKSMEGWAGPVGGASDIEAAFGVKRTTLSTWYKQGAVIGLLRGQRKLAYPLEQFIDGRPLQGIADILSVAPDARSAWLWMRQPHSALDGQTPLAALRAAKQDQVSAIARRDFGRETD, encoded by the coding sequence ATGAGCGACGCAGCGCTGACGCTGGATGTGGATGACGTCCAAGCCGTGTTGCGCGGGCGTAACCCGCGCGCGCCGGCTGCCGAGATCAAGACGATGGCGCGGATCGTGTCGATCGCGGTCGATGTCATGTCGGGGCTTCCCGCCGTAAGCCTGCGCGGGTCCGCCCGCGAGCATAAGCTGCGCGCCGCGCTCGAGCAGGTCGCTCTCCAGTTCATGCCGACCGCGACGAAGCGGGACGAACCCGTCGAACGGACCCAAGGGAGTGGTCTTGGCGACGTGCTCAGCCTGTCCGAGGGCCGCGCCCGGCTCGCCGCTTATGCGGCGCCCAAGTCGATGGAAGGCTGGGCGGGGCCGGTCGGGGGTGCGAGCGACATCGAGGCAGCGTTCGGCGTCAAGCGCACGACACTCAGCACCTGGTATAAGCAGGGCGCCGTCATTGGTCTGCTGCGCGGACAGCGCAAGCTCGCCTATCCGCTCGAGCAATTCATCGACGGCCGTCCCCTTCAGGGCATCGCCGACATCCTCTCGGTCGCGCCGGACGCACGGTCGGCATGGCTGTGGATGCGACAACCGCATAGTGCGCTCGACGGGCAGACGCCGCTTGCCGCGTTGCGCGCGGCGAAGCAGGATCAGGTGAGCGCCATCGCCCGGCGGGACTTTGGGCGCGAAACCGACTAG
- a CDS encoding peptidase M61 — MTCVLAIGAWPAAAIMAETPVTPSLTVRLRPEPPVDGSLRGIEATVMVEDESVPAGGRIAMLPVVTSALTTSASGIAGFAMSDARGSVPIRTQDVTQTPDNIDRYWIADRATAGTLTWSYRVAVDPAKPLLSLPMYELRSSYGALSGAGKAFLALPTDAVKRRVSVRWDLRSLPADAVGLSSFGDGDADSNMDLTAEELSSTYYMVGAPGQFTAPTGGFFAGWQGRPAFDMAGLMRWSANLHGYYGTFFRDPKPVFGIFGRSNPSNPGSGVGLTNSFAFTFGDTTTAAELKSMLAHEMLHVWVSSLDTVGDEDSLAGSWFGEGLAVYYQRTLPYRAGALSADEFLADLNRTASRYYTDSMIATPNDRIPGAFWKDTRVRVLPYDRGSLYFAKLNAQIVRKSAGRRSLDDLVVSLLAERRAGRPMTIDTWATFLRRELGDAGITEWRAMLAGQPIELASDSFGPCFVKKTVPLGEFDMGYDFVASNANGRIVQGLKPGSNAALAGLRNGDVVKKGGAGDATQEDPRAMVMLQVERAGRPITIRYSARGRSLLIPQWITVHSRKGSCAL; from the coding sequence ATGACCTGCGTTCTGGCGATCGGAGCCTGGCCTGCTGCTGCGATCATGGCCGAAACGCCTGTCACGCCGTCGCTCACCGTTCGACTGCGGCCCGAGCCTCCTGTTGATGGATCACTTCGCGGGATTGAGGCGACGGTCATGGTAGAGGACGAGTCTGTTCCCGCCGGCGGACGGATCGCGATGCTCCCGGTCGTGACCAGCGCACTGACGACCAGTGCTTCCGGCATTGCCGGCTTTGCGATGTCCGACGCGCGCGGTAGCGTGCCGATACGCACGCAGGACGTAACGCAGACTCCTGACAACATCGATCGGTATTGGATCGCAGATCGGGCAACGGCCGGCACTTTGACTTGGAGCTACCGCGTCGCCGTCGATCCGGCAAAACCTCTGCTATCGCTGCCTATGTACGAACTGCGTAGCAGTTATGGTGCGCTATCTGGAGCCGGGAAGGCATTTTTGGCCTTGCCAACAGACGCGGTAAAGCGGCGGGTGAGCGTCCGCTGGGATCTCCGCAGCTTGCCGGCAGACGCGGTGGGTTTGTCGAGCTTCGGCGACGGCGACGCGGATTCCAATATGGACCTGACCGCCGAGGAATTGTCCTCCACCTATTACATGGTCGGCGCGCCGGGTCAGTTTACGGCACCCACCGGTGGCTTTTTCGCCGGGTGGCAAGGACGCCCGGCGTTCGACATGGCCGGGCTGATGCGCTGGTCGGCGAACCTTCACGGCTATTACGGGACGTTCTTCCGCGATCCCAAGCCGGTGTTCGGCATCTTCGGCCGGAGCAACCCGAGCAATCCCGGCAGCGGCGTGGGGCTGACCAACTCGTTCGCCTTCACCTTCGGTGACACCACCACGGCGGCCGAACTGAAATCAATGCTCGCGCATGAGATGCTGCATGTCTGGGTATCATCGCTCGATACCGTCGGCGACGAGGATTCACTTGCCGGATCGTGGTTCGGCGAGGGGTTGGCGGTCTACTACCAGCGCACATTGCCCTATCGGGCGGGGGCCTTATCGGCGGACGAATTTCTGGCCGATCTCAACCGTACTGCGAGCCGCTATTACACCGACAGCATGATTGCCACGCCGAACGACCGGATACCAGGCGCCTTCTGGAAGGATACGCGGGTGCGGGTGCTGCCCTATGACCGCGGATCGCTGTATTTCGCGAAGCTCAACGCGCAGATCGTCCGCAAGTCCGCAGGTCGGCGTTCGCTCGATGATCTTGTGGTGTCGCTCCTTGCGGAACGCCGCGCCGGCCGTCCGATGACGATCGATACCTGGGCGACGTTCCTGCGCCGGGAGCTGGGCGATGCCGGCATCACCGAATGGCGTGCGATGCTGGCTGGGCAGCCGATCGAGCTGGCGTCGGATAGCTTCGGCCCCTGCTTCGTCAAGAAGACGGTGCCGCTCGGCGAGTTCGACATGGGCTACGACTTCGTCGCGAGCAACGCCAACGGTCGGATCGTGCAGGGACTGAAGCCGGGGTCAAATGCGGCGCTTGCCGGTCTGCGCAACGGCGACGTCGTGAAGAAAGGCGGGGCGGGCGATGCCACGCAGGAGGATCCAAGGGCAATGGTCATGCTTCAAGTGGAGCGCGCTGGTCGGCCGATCACGATCAGGTACAGTGCGCGCGGGCGCAGCCTTTTGATTCCGCAATGGATCACGGTCCACAGCAGGAAAGGTTCTTGCGCGCTGTAG
- a CDS encoding TetR/AcrR family transcriptional regulator: MNDQAQSHQHRLLPSRRGRAQDISRDTLIIDAALELLAEQGYHALTMTDVATRAGVSKATLYRRWTAKPDLIADAVATLRPMTAPRYPGLSLRGDLLALMEQAGNCDDRPEIVTATMEMARLHPDLYRTLSERFWKFIRVELEGLARRAAEAGHAPLSEIEIDVMADTVVALLAHHGGPAGNPVPRDRLASFVDHGLLLLLTGTRSSA, translated from the coding sequence ATGAACGATCAGGCTCAAAGCCATCAGCATCGCTTGCTCCCTTCGCGACGTGGCCGCGCACAGGACATCAGCCGCGATACTCTCATCATCGACGCAGCGCTCGAATTGCTCGCCGAGCAGGGCTATCACGCTCTGACGATGACCGATGTGGCGACGCGTGCAGGGGTGTCGAAGGCGACGCTATACCGGCGCTGGACGGCGAAGCCGGACCTGATAGCCGATGCTGTCGCCACGCTGCGGCCGATGACGGCACCGCGTTACCCTGGCTTGTCACTGCGCGGCGATCTGCTCGCGTTGATGGAGCAGGCCGGCAATTGCGATGACCGTCCCGAGATCGTGACCGCGACCATGGAAATGGCCCGGCTGCACCCGGACCTTTATCGAACCCTGAGCGAACGGTTCTGGAAGTTTATTCGGGTGGAACTGGAGGGACTGGCTCGGCGGGCGGCAGAAGCGGGGCACGCGCCCCTTTCAGAGATAGAGATCGATGTGATGGCCGATACAGTGGTCGCGCTTCTTGCCCATCACGGAGGGCCAGCCGGTAACCCAGTCCCACGCGACCGTCTCGCCAGCTTTGTCGATCACGGGCTGCTGCTGCTGCTGACAGGGACGCGTAGCTCGGCCTAG
- a CDS encoding NmrA family NAD(P)-binding protein → MHTIVHTSVARAGDQESFIGWNEGRWEPTYWEGKAAVNELVKEQGFRNWVILKPALMMHNLLPPVADFMFPSLSQTGEIDTAFAPDTKVDWIAAEDIGAFAAAAFADPERFHGHEIDLAAEAVTMNVLAAKIAEATGKPVSAVASSKEELVARGYHAGVVDMQVWSNVEGYKVDLDAVRRWGVPLTSLDAFVERNRDRFAIG, encoded by the coding sequence GTGCACACGATCGTCCACACCTCGGTCGCGCGTGCGGGCGATCAGGAAAGCTTTATCGGTTGGAACGAAGGCCGTTGGGAGCCGACCTACTGGGAAGGCAAGGCGGCCGTGAACGAACTGGTCAAGGAGCAGGGCTTTCGCAACTGGGTGATCCTGAAGCCCGCCCTGATGATGCACAACCTGCTGCCGCCCGTGGCCGACTTCATGTTCCCGTCGCTGTCACAGACCGGGGAGATCGATACGGCTTTCGCGCCGGACACCAAAGTCGATTGGATCGCGGCGGAGGACATCGGCGCGTTCGCTGCTGCCGCCTTCGCCGACCCGGAGCGGTTCCACGGACATGAGATCGATCTGGCGGCCGAGGCCGTCACCATGAACGTGCTTGCGGCCAAGATCGCAGAGGCCACCGGCAAGCCGGTATCTGCCGTCGCTTCATCGAAGGAGGAGTTGGTCGCGCGGGGCTACCATGCCGGCGTCGTCGACATGCAGGTGTGGAGCAACGTCGAAGGCTACAAGGTGGACCTCGATGCTGTGCGACGCTGGGGCGTGCCCCTGACCTCACTCGATGCGTTCGTCGAGCGGAACCGCGACAGGTTCGCTATCGGCTGA
- a CDS encoding site-specific integrase produces MPDEKSAEMSNRHPTFYATNSRFFFPITDILGKKNLARGKGARYEPAMARAPHSNPKRRSARPPAAPPVADALTATADANEDADPAPPTPQPTGLVVVEQMAPALPGLSLDDAERVERYVGKASADATKRAYTSDWRIFVAWCEARSLPALPAAPAAVAAFLAEEADSGIARSTIGRRLAAIVFAHRAANLIAPTEQVGAAVLDRTLRGIRRDKRQDRPTKKHAADGDILRDMLRAIPGDEIRSVRDRALLAIGMGGAFRRSELVALQLSDVTFVPAGLEILVPFSKGDQLGQGELVVIPDRPRIAAVALLRAWIEAAAITEGPLFRKMTPQGRLTAKPMSDRGVALVVKARAAAAGYDPALFSGHSLRAGFLTEAGRQGANPFRMKEHSRHKSLEMVGEYVRNFELFRDHAGDKFL; encoded by the coding sequence TTGCCCGACGAAAAATCGGCAGAAATGTCGAACAGGCACCCGACGTTCTACGCGACCAACAGCAGATTCTTTTTTCCGATAACTGATATTCTCGGAAAAAAGAATCTGGCGCGGGGGAAGGGCGCCCGGTACGAACCGGCGATGGCGCGCGCTCCTCATTCTAACCCCAAACGCCGGTCAGCCCGCCCACCTGCCGCACCACCTGTCGCCGATGCGCTCACGGCCACGGCCGATGCGAACGAGGACGCCGATCCCGCGCCGCCAACGCCGCAACCGACGGGCCTCGTCGTTGTCGAGCAGATGGCGCCCGCGCTGCCGGGCCTAAGCCTCGACGATGCCGAGCGGGTCGAGCGCTATGTCGGGAAAGCCTCGGCGGACGCGACCAAGCGCGCCTACACATCCGACTGGCGGATCTTCGTTGCCTGGTGCGAGGCGCGATCGCTGCCCGCGCTCCCCGCCGCGCCTGCCGCGGTCGCGGCGTTCCTCGCCGAGGAGGCCGATAGCGGCATTGCGCGCTCGACGATCGGGCGCCGGCTGGCCGCGATCGTGTTCGCGCACCGGGCGGCCAATCTCATCGCGCCGACCGAACAGGTCGGAGCCGCCGTGCTTGATCGGACGCTGCGCGGGATAAGGCGCGACAAGCGCCAGGACCGTCCGACCAAGAAGCATGCCGCCGATGGCGACATCCTGCGCGACATGCTGCGCGCGATCCCCGGTGACGAGATCCGCAGCGTTCGTGACCGCGCGCTGCTCGCGATCGGCATGGGCGGCGCGTTCCGGCGATCGGAGCTCGTCGCCTTGCAGCTGTCGGACGTGACGTTCGTCCCGGCGGGGCTCGAGATCCTCGTGCCCTTTTCGAAAGGTGACCAGCTGGGCCAGGGCGAACTCGTCGTGATCCCGGACCGGCCGCGGATTGCCGCCGTCGCCTTGCTGCGTGCCTGGATCGAGGCTGCTGCAATCACTGAGGGACCGCTGTTCCGCAAAATGACCCCGCAAGGGCGGCTGACGGCAAAACCGATGAGCGATCGCGGTGTGGCGCTGGTGGTCAAGGCGCGCGCGGCCGCGGCCGGCTATGACCCGGCGCTGTTCTCCGGGCATTCGCTGCGCGCCGGGTTCCTCACCGAAGCCGGCCGGCAAGGCGCCAATCCCTTCCGGATGAAAGAGCATAGCCGTCACAAGTCGCTCGAAATGGTTGGCGAATATGTTCGTAACTTTGAACTGTTCCGCGACCATGCGGGTGACAAATTTCTCTAG
- a CDS encoding NmrA family NAD(P)-binding protein, producing the protein MTNFDIGPVLVTGASGNQGGAVVRALLQTGRPVRALVRNPDAASAQALAAQGVEVVKGDFDDAASLDAALVGVAGVFSMQMPSPLMILNRRSVPAKR; encoded by the coding sequence ATGACGAATTTCGATATTGGCCCAGTCCTCGTGACGGGTGCCTCCGGCAACCAGGGCGGCGCGGTCGTCCGAGCGCTGTTGCAGACCGGCCGCCCGGTCCGCGCGCTGGTCCGCAATCCCGATGCGGCCTCGGCCCAGGCGCTGGCCGCGCAGGGCGTCGAAGTCGTCAAAGGCGATTTCGATGACGCCGCCAGTCTCGATGCGGCACTGGTCGGGGTGGCCGGTGTGTTCTCAATGCAGATGCCCTCGCCCCTAATGATCCTGAATCGGAGATCCGTACCGGCAAAGCGCTAA
- a CDS encoding PAS domain S-box protein: MPIPAATRHAAILDSATDFAIIATDLNALVTDWNKGAENTLGWLAADMLGEPIDRIFTPQDRAGGRPSVEMALALVNGSAEDERWHMRADGSRFWASGRMAPLFDGDKHIGFLKILRDRTAARIETDRVRASEETWRGTFERLVEGLLIGEVVRDAAGRAIDWRYLEVNPAWERMTGSTREQALGRTIREIIPGIEDAWITEFSDVVETGEPLSFLREVGVWSRWYEGRVFTLGGERFGCLFFDVTERRNDAARRDALLALDERIRNLVDPGEIAFASAQVLGELLGASRAGYGEVDRDAENIRIERDWNADGVQTLAGTHRYRDFGTFIDDLKAGRLVAIDDTAKDARTAATAEALKAVGAVSLLNLPIIEHGELVAMLYLNVASPHVWTPNDIAIVRDVADRTRVAVERRRAEQSLLELNTTLQQQVEDRTQERDRVWQVSRDMLGVANTDGVWLSVNPAWSETLGWPEKAFIGQTSAWLEHPDDHLRTRKEVTKLASGHTSMFFENRFRTTAGDYRCLSWSAVPLGGLLYCVARDVTEQKERDAALLETEEQLRQSQKVEAVGQLTGGVAHDFNNLLTVIRGSIDLLRRPALSEEKRERYLDAISDTTDRATRLTSQLLAFARRQTLKAETFDGARSISGLREMLDTLTGSRVTIDLQAGDAPLLVRVDRSQFDTAIVNMAVNARDAMSGEGTLTIKVEEASAIPPARSHAAVPGQFVAVSITDTGSGIAADQIDRIFEPFFTTKGVGHGTGLGLSQVFGFAKQSSGDVLVRSEPGLGSTFTLYLPKALEEERLATAFSDALAPLPQGACILVVEDNSEVGDFATQALTELGYKTHLAVDATSALVELGRDGAGYDLVFSDVVMPGMSGIELAQEIERRLPHIPVVLTSGYSSVLAEQDSHAFELLQKPYSLEELGRVLARVSTRN; this comes from the coding sequence ATGCCCATTCCCGCTGCAACCCGTCACGCCGCAATTCTCGATAGCGCGACTGACTTCGCGATCATCGCCACGGACCTCAACGCACTCGTTACCGACTGGAACAAAGGCGCCGAGAATACCTTAGGTTGGCTTGCGGCGGACATGCTGGGCGAACCGATCGATCGCATTTTCACGCCACAGGATCGTGCTGGTGGCCGCCCGTCAGTTGAGATGGCGCTTGCCCTTGTCAACGGCAGTGCGGAGGATGAGCGGTGGCATATGCGCGCCGACGGCTCCCGCTTCTGGGCCAGTGGCCGGATGGCGCCTCTTTTCGACGGCGATAAGCATATCGGGTTCCTCAAAATCCTGCGGGACCGAACAGCCGCGCGGATCGAAACCGACCGGGTCCGCGCCAGCGAGGAAACGTGGCGAGGGACGTTCGAGCGCCTGGTCGAGGGACTGTTGATCGGCGAGGTCGTGCGTGACGCCGCTGGACGTGCGATCGATTGGCGCTATCTCGAGGTGAATCCGGCCTGGGAGCGCATGACCGGTAGTACGCGCGAGCAAGCGCTGGGACGCACCATTCGTGAGATCATTCCTGGCATCGAAGACGCGTGGATCACGGAATTTTCCGATGTCGTCGAGACGGGCGAGCCGCTCAGCTTCTTACGCGAAGTCGGTGTCTGGTCGCGCTGGTATGAGGGCCGCGTGTTCACGCTCGGCGGTGAGCGGTTCGGGTGCCTGTTCTTCGACGTGACAGAGCGCCGCAACGATGCCGCCCGGCGCGACGCACTTCTCGCACTCGACGAGCGTATCCGCAATCTCGTCGATCCGGGGGAGATCGCCTTTGCCTCGGCTCAGGTCCTCGGCGAATTGCTGGGTGCAAGCCGGGCCGGCTACGGCGAGGTGGATCGCGATGCGGAAAACATCAGGATCGAGCGCGACTGGAACGCTGATGGCGTGCAAACGCTTGCAGGAACGCATCGGTATCGCGACTTCGGCACCTTCATCGATGATCTGAAGGCAGGGCGGCTGGTCGCAATCGACGATACAGCCAAGGATGCGAGGACCGCGGCGACCGCAGAAGCCCTCAAGGCCGTCGGCGCGGTCTCTTTGCTCAATCTCCCGATCATCGAGCACGGCGAATTGGTCGCCATGCTCTACCTCAACGTCGCCAGCCCGCATGTGTGGACGCCAAACGACATCGCCATCGTCCGCGATGTTGCGGATCGAACGCGGGTCGCGGTCGAACGACGCCGCGCGGAACAGAGCTTGCTGGAACTCAATACGACGCTGCAACAGCAGGTCGAAGACCGTACGCAGGAGCGGGACAGGGTGTGGCAGGTCAGTCGCGACATGCTCGGGGTGGCGAACACCGACGGTGTCTGGCTCAGTGTTAATCCTGCCTGGTCCGAGACGCTTGGCTGGCCGGAAAAGGCCTTCATCGGGCAGACTTCGGCATGGCTGGAGCATCCGGACGACCATCTGAGGACACGCAAGGAGGTCACCAAGCTCGCCTCGGGCCATACCAGCATGTTCTTCGAGAACCGTTTTCGCACCACCGCTGGCGACTATCGGTGCCTGTCATGGTCGGCCGTACCGCTCGGCGGGCTTCTCTACTGCGTCGCCCGCGATGTCACCGAGCAGAAGGAGCGGGACGCGGCGCTGCTCGAAACCGAGGAGCAGCTCCGCCAAAGCCAGAAGGTGGAGGCGGTCGGCCAGCTCACCGGCGGCGTGGCGCATGATTTCAATAACCTGCTCACCGTCATCCGGGGATCGATCGATCTGTTGCGCCGACCGGCGCTGTCGGAAGAGAAGCGGGAAAGATATCTGGACGCCATCTCCGATACCACCGACCGGGCGACGCGATTGACCAGCCAGCTGCTCGCTTTCGCGCGCCGGCAAACGTTGAAGGCCGAGACATTCGATGGGGCCCGGAGCATCTCTGGTCTGCGAGAAATGCTCGACACGCTGACGGGCTCGCGCGTTACGATCGATTTGCAAGCCGGCGATGCTCCACTGCTCGTAAGGGTCGATCGCAGCCAATTTGACACGGCCATCGTCAACATGGCCGTCAACGCGCGCGACGCGATGTCGGGCGAGGGCACGCTGACGATCAAAGTCGAGGAAGCGAGCGCGATCCCGCCGGCGCGATCCCACGCGGCCGTGCCCGGGCAGTTCGTCGCCGTCTCCATTACCGACACAGGTTCGGGGATTGCGGCCGACCAGATTGACCGCATCTTCGAGCCGTTCTTCACCACCAAAGGCGTGGGGCACGGCACCGGCCTCGGGCTAAGCCAGGTGTTCGGCTTCGCCAAGCAGTCAAGCGGCGACGTGCTGGTGCGAAGCGAGCCTGGCCTGGGGTCCACCTTTACCTTGTATCTACCAAAGGCCCTGGAGGAAGAGCGCCTCGCCACTGCCTTCAGCGACGCTCTGGCGCCGCTGCCACAAGGCGCCTGCATTCTGGTCGTTGAAGACAATAGCGAGGTCGGTGATTTCGCCACCCAGGCGTTGACGGAACTCGGCTACAAGACTCACCTCGCTGTCGATGCGACAAGCGCCTTGGTCGAACTTGGTCGCGATGGTGCGGGCTACGACCTCGTCTTCTCCGACGTCGTCATGCCAGGCATGTCGGGTATCGAGCTTGCCCAGGAGATTGAACGGCGACTGCCGCATATCCCCGTCGTTCTGACCAGCGGCTACAGCAGCGTGCTGGCCGAGCAGGATAGTCACGCCTTCGAACTCCTGCAAAAGCCCTATTCGCTGGAAGAGCTGGGCCGTGTTCTAGCTAGGGTTTCCACCCGCAACTGA